One genomic segment of Nitrospira sp. includes these proteins:
- a CDS encoding ATP-dependent helicase, translating to MFRATTLKDDLFSVEQDPSLLPTRKGQPIAPPEEGRPVPAWLHQWPQVPARSHETVRELSSLSFSTPSSIALSARLNPQQQEVVLAPPGPTLVLAGAGSGKTHTLIHRVAGLVNQGVAPEQILLITFTRKAADEMIHRTQVLLNQSPLKIQGGTFHAMGLTLLKIYGAAIGLHNKFSIMDEDDATGLIHILASKRGFTSRTGFPKKQHIAAVFSRAANMLRPIPDVVATYFPWLEEHTPQLVALYRVYTDTKWQQHRLDYDDLLLLLYKLLCIHAPTRLRLAHHYQALLVDEYQDSTELQAMIVQLLASEHQNVMVVGDDAQAIYGFRGSMIDSMKGFLKSFPHAHIFRLEQNYRSTKQILNVANHILQDAKGLIPKKLFTSQEDGSQPELVTCESELAQSQFIATRILELLNQGVSLEDMAVLFRSSSHSFELEACLTKHRLHFVKYGGLQLTETAHVKDVLAYLRVADNPLDAGAWHRLLLLIDRVGAKFAQRLIESMEAHPHPLDVLEQTGGKQQRALSNLAAVIRSVQDETIPVMDRMNLVLHHYEPLLRRDYGTEAEHRMDDLKKLAELAGHNPSLEVFLQDITLDPNQSKDGSRDQKDGHLTLSTIHSAKGLEWKVVFVIWLLDGQFPPVRSWYDEPVLEEERRLFYVAVTRAKDQLTMLYPVEHYHHGAQQILTQPCRFIRSIPQPTLTALHAAEGR from the coding sequence GTGTTTCGTGCGACTACGCTCAAAGATGATTTATTTTCAGTTGAACAAGATCCCTCGCTCCTCCCTACACGGAAAGGGCAACCCATTGCGCCTCCCGAAGAGGGCCGTCCAGTGCCGGCGTGGCTGCATCAATGGCCCCAGGTCCCAGCACGGTCCCATGAGACCGTACGCGAACTGTCCTCTCTCTCATTTAGTACGCCCTCAAGCATCGCACTATCGGCACGGCTGAATCCCCAACAACAAGAAGTCGTGCTGGCCCCCCCAGGCCCCACATTGGTGCTGGCGGGAGCCGGCAGCGGAAAAACCCATACCTTGATCCATCGTGTGGCCGGACTCGTGAATCAAGGCGTCGCGCCGGAACAGATTCTTCTGATTACCTTTACCCGAAAAGCCGCTGACGAAATGATCCATCGGACGCAAGTCCTCCTGAACCAATCACCGCTCAAGATCCAAGGCGGGACCTTCCACGCAATGGGCCTCACCTTGCTCAAGATCTATGGCGCAGCGATCGGGCTTCACAACAAATTCAGCATTATGGATGAAGACGACGCCACTGGATTGATTCACATTCTCGCAAGCAAACGAGGCTTTACGTCTCGCACCGGCTTTCCGAAAAAGCAGCACATTGCGGCCGTGTTTAGTCGCGCCGCCAACATGTTGCGACCGATTCCCGACGTCGTCGCCACGTATTTCCCCTGGCTCGAGGAACACACTCCTCAACTCGTCGCGCTGTACAGAGTCTACACGGATACGAAATGGCAACAGCATCGGCTGGACTACGACGATCTTCTCCTGCTGCTCTACAAACTGCTGTGCATTCATGCCCCCACTCGTCTCCGACTCGCGCACCACTACCAAGCGCTTCTCGTCGACGAATACCAAGATTCGACGGAGTTACAGGCCATGATCGTCCAACTCTTGGCGTCCGAACATCAGAACGTGATGGTGGTAGGAGATGATGCCCAAGCGATTTACGGGTTCCGCGGTTCGATGATCGACAGCATGAAAGGCTTTCTCAAGTCCTTCCCCCACGCCCACATCTTCCGCTTAGAGCAAAACTATCGAAGCACCAAGCAGATTCTGAATGTCGCCAACCACATCTTGCAGGACGCCAAGGGGCTCATCCCCAAGAAGCTCTTTACCTCGCAAGAAGATGGATCGCAGCCTGAACTCGTGACCTGCGAATCGGAACTCGCGCAAAGCCAATTCATCGCGACTCGCATTCTTGAACTCCTGAATCAAGGAGTCTCGTTAGAAGACATGGCCGTCCTCTTCCGCTCCTCCTCTCACTCATTTGAACTGGAAGCCTGTCTCACCAAGCACCGGCTCCACTTCGTCAAATACGGAGGGCTTCAGCTCACAGAGACTGCTCACGTCAAAGACGTACTGGCCTACCTCCGTGTGGCCGACAATCCGCTCGATGCCGGAGCCTGGCACCGCCTGTTACTACTCATCGATCGCGTAGGAGCCAAGTTCGCCCAACGTCTCATTGAGTCCATGGAGGCTCACCCGCACCCGCTGGATGTGCTCGAACAGACCGGAGGGAAACAACAGCGAGCCCTCAGCAACCTCGCGGCCGTGATCCGGTCCGTACAAGACGAAACCATCCCGGTGATGGACCGAATGAATCTGGTCCTTCATCACTACGAACCGTTGTTACGCCGTGACTACGGCACCGAAGCGGAGCACCGGATGGACGATCTCAAGAAACTGGCGGAACTGGCCGGACACAACCCCTCGCTCGAAGTCTTTCTTCAAGACATCACGTTAGATCCCAATCAGAGCAAAGATGGGAGCCGGGACCAGAAGGACGGCCACCTCACCCTCTCCACCATCCACAGCGCGAAGGGACTGGAGTGGAAAGTGGTCTTTGTCATCTGGCTCTTGGACGGACAATTTCCCCCGGTTCGAAGCTGGTACGACGAACCCGTCCTGGAAGAAGAACGGCGCTTGTTCTATGTCGCGGTCACTCGGGCGAAAGATCAGCTGACGATGTTGTATCCCGTCGAGCACTACCACCACGGCGCCCAGCAAATCCTCACTCAACCGTGCCGATTCATTCGCAGCATCCCACAACCCACCCTCACCGCACTCCACGCCGCGGAGGGGCGATGA